The following coding sequences lie in one Paenibacillus durus ATCC 35681 genomic window:
- a CDS encoding PfkB family carbohydrate kinase, producing MTLSGDDDVKAAAEKLIAEGRTEAVIVSLGAKGAFMISKEGAEHISAPQVPVVSVVGAGDSLVAGVVYRLEQGGPLAESVRFGIAAGAAAVMNPERELCKREDTERLFESMMQD from the coding sequence ATGACGCTTTCGGGCGACGATGATGTGAAGGCTGCGGCGGAGAAGCTCATCGCGGAAGGCCGGACCGAAGCGGTTATCGTTTCGCTGGGAGCGAAGGGAGCCTTCATGATCTCTAAGGAAGGAGCCGAGCATATCTCTGCTCCCCAGGTACCCGTTGTCAGCGTTGTGGGCGCGGGCGACAGTCTGGTGGCCGGAGTTGTCTACCGGTTGGAGCAGGGGGGGCCGCTGGCGGAATCCGTCCGCTTCGGCATCGCCGCCGGAGCGGCCGCCGTCATGAATCCCGAGCGGGAGCTGTGCAAGCGGGAGGATACCGAAAGGCTGTTTGAGAGCATGATGCAGGATTAG
- a CDS encoding carbohydrate ABC transporter permease, translating to MSELDNRWSLPAGTSRTSAGRRLRTVSLKRLKVRENMLAYAFLAPSLLLFGVFMFYPLLRSVYLSLYSTDPAGRVASFVGLQNFTALFSSGLFLDGIRVTALFALLTVPAGMLLALVLAALTHNLLRGKRLFQFAFSLPMVLSVGSAAVIWKFLFHPSLGMLNYGLEMAGLAPVPWLTSPKWALFSISLMTVWMNLGFNYIVISSGMQGIPDDMYESAKIDGAGPVAMFRQITIPLLSPTLFFVMVVSIIGAFQSFGQINILTQGGPMDSTNVFVYSIYREAFVNFRFGTGSAQALLLFVVIMLLTLVQFKWVEKKVHYQ from the coding sequence ATGAGCGAGCTTGATAATCGTTGGAGCCTTCCTGCCGGAACAAGCAGAACTTCAGCGGGAAGAAGGCTGCGTACAGTTTCGTTAAAGAGGCTGAAAGTACGGGAAAATATGCTTGCGTATGCTTTTCTCGCGCCTTCGCTGCTGCTGTTCGGGGTGTTTATGTTCTATCCGCTGCTGCGGTCGGTGTACCTTAGTCTGTACAGCACGGACCCGGCTGGAAGAGTGGCCTCATTTGTCGGACTCCAGAATTTCACGGCATTGTTTTCCTCCGGCCTGTTCTTGGATGGCATTCGCGTTACCGCGCTGTTCGCGCTCCTCACGGTTCCGGCAGGGATGCTGCTCGCTCTTGTGCTTGCGGCGCTTACTCATAATCTTCTAAGGGGGAAGCGGCTGTTTCAATTTGCATTTTCGCTTCCGATGGTGCTTTCCGTCGGCTCCGCGGCGGTCATTTGGAAGTTTCTGTTTCATCCGTCGCTTGGCATGCTGAATTACGGACTGGAAATGGCCGGTCTTGCACCGGTTCCTTGGCTGACCAGTCCGAAGTGGGCGCTCTTCTCCATCTCGCTCATGACCGTCTGGATGAATCTTGGTTTTAATTACATTGTCATTTCCAGCGGAATGCAGGGTATTCCCGATGACATGTACGAGAGCGCCAAGATCGATGGTGCGGGCCCGGTGGCGATGTTCCGCCAAATTACGATTCCGCTTCTGTCTCCGACGCTGTTCTTCGTTATGGTCGTATCGATCATCGGCGCCTTTCAATCGTTCGGACAGATTAATATTTTGACCCAGGGCGGTCCGATGGACAGCACCAATGTGTTCGTCTACTCCATTTACCGGGAGGCCTTTGTGAATTTCCGATTCGGAACCGGCAGCGCGCAGGCGTTGTTGCTGTTCGTGGTCATCATGCTCCTTACCCTTGTTCAGTTCAAATGGGTGGAAAAGAAGGTGCATTATCAATGA